A single Actinomadura algeriensis DNA region contains:
- the map gene encoding type I methionyl aminopeptidase: MFRRRPAIQIKTDEQLELMRAAGLLVGRTLELLREAVKPGITTLDLDVIAEEHIRDNGGVPSFKGYHGFTGTICASVNEEIVHGIPRAGKVLHEGDVISIDCGAIVQGWHGDSAITVPVGEIAEDLQRLLEVTEASLWHGLAAGTAGARLTDMSHAVESYVRSQGPYGIVEGYGGHGIGTEMHMDPLIPNHGAPGHGPVLRSGMCFAVEPMVNLGTKQTVELDDGWTVITTDGRASAHFEHTFAVTPDGPRVLTALDEGREWFAKLAGETAP, from the coding sequence ATGTTCAGACGCAGGCCCGCGATCCAGATCAAGACCGACGAGCAGCTCGAGCTGATGCGGGCCGCCGGCCTGCTGGTCGGCCGGACGCTCGAACTCCTGCGGGAGGCGGTCAAGCCCGGGATCACCACCCTGGACCTCGACGTCATCGCGGAGGAGCACATCCGCGACAACGGCGGCGTCCCCTCGTTCAAGGGCTACCACGGCTTCACCGGGACGATCTGCGCGTCGGTCAACGAGGAGATCGTGCACGGCATCCCGCGCGCCGGGAAGGTGCTGCACGAGGGCGACGTCATCTCGATCGACTGCGGCGCGATCGTCCAGGGCTGGCACGGCGACTCCGCGATCACCGTCCCCGTCGGGGAGATCGCCGAGGACCTGCAGCGGCTGCTGGAGGTGACCGAGGCGTCCCTGTGGCACGGTCTGGCGGCCGGAACCGCCGGGGCCAGGCTGACCGACATGTCGCACGCCGTCGAGTCGTACGTCCGGTCTCAGGGGCCCTACGGCATCGTCGAGGGCTACGGGGGCCACGGCATCGGCACCGAAATGCACATGGACCCGCTCATTCCGAACCACGGCGCCCCCGGGCACGGTCCGGTGCTGCGGTCCGGGATGTGCTTCGCCGTCGAGCCGATGGTGAACCTCGGGACGAAGCAGACCGTTGAACTGGACGACGGCTGGACGGTCATCACCACCGACGGGCGCGCCTCCGCGCACTTCGAGCACACGTTCGCGGTCACGCCCGACGGGCCCCGCGTGCTGACCGCTCTTGACGAGGGCCGGGAGTGGTTCGCCAAGCTGGCAGGAGAGACCGCGCCCTGA
- the rplF gene encoding 50S ribosomal protein L6, with product MSRIGRSPITVPGGVDVSIDGRSVTVKGPKGTLSQTIADPIEVNLEDGVISVSRPNDIQKVRGLHGLTRTLINNMVVGVTDGYKKTLVIQGVGYRVVAKGKNLEFSLGYSHPITVEPPEGITFTVEKPTQLVVEGIDKQLVGEIAARIRKLRKPDPYKGKGVRYEGEQIRRKVGKAGK from the coding sequence ATGTCGCGAATCGGACGTTCCCCCATCACCGTGCCCGGCGGCGTCGACGTCAGCATCGACGGCCGGTCGGTCACCGTCAAGGGGCCCAAGGGCACGCTCTCGCAGACCATCGCCGACCCGATCGAGGTCAACCTCGAAGACGGTGTCATCTCGGTCTCCCGGCCGAACGACATCCAGAAGGTCCGGGGTCTGCACGGCCTCACCCGCACGCTGATCAACAACATGGTGGTCGGCGTCACGGACGGCTACAAGAAGACCCTCGTCATCCAGGGCGTCGGTTACCGCGTGGTGGCCAAGGGCAAGAACCTCGAGTTCTCGCTCGGCTACAGCCACCCGATCACGGTCGAGCCCCCGGAGGGCATCACCTTCACGGTGGAGAAGCCGACCCAGCTCGTCGTCGAGGGCATCGACAAGCAGCTCGTCGGGGAGATCGCCGCCCGCATCCGCAAGCTGCGCAAGCCCGACCCGTACAAGGGCAAGGGCGTGCGTTACGAGGGCGAGCAGATCCGCCGCAAGGTCGGAAAGGCTGGTAAGTAG
- the rplX gene encoding 50S ribosomal protein L24, translating into MKIKKGDEVVVIAGKDKGATGTVLRADPNRERVVVEGVNIITKNIKADAQRAGKESGRVQVEASIHISNVALVEKGEPVRIGYTFDEDGNKVRVTRPHKNRAKSAGKGGKESASDD; encoded by the coding sequence ATGAAGATCAAGAAGGGTGACGAGGTCGTCGTCATCGCGGGCAAGGACAAGGGCGCCACCGGCACGGTGCTGCGCGCGGACCCGAACCGCGAACGTGTTGTCGTCGAGGGCGTCAACATCATCACCAAGAACATCAAGGCCGACGCGCAGCGGGCCGGCAAGGAAAGCGGCCGGGTCCAGGTCGAGGCGTCGATCCACATCAGCAACGTCGCGCTCGTCGAGAAGGGCGAGCCGGTGCGGATCGGCTACACCTTCGACGAGGACGGCAACAAGGTCCGGGTCACCCGCCCGCACAAGAACCGCGCCAAGTCGGCCGGCAAGGGCGGTAAGGAGTCCGCGTCCGATGACTGA
- the rplN gene encoding 50S ribosomal protein L14 yields the protein MIQQESRLKVADNTGAKEILCIRVLGGSGRRYAGVGDIIVATVKDALPGAGVKKGDVVKAVIVRTRKERRRPDGSYIRFDENAAVLIKDGGDPRGTRIFGPVGRELREKKFMRIISLAPEVL from the coding sequence GTGATCCAGCAGGAGTCGCGACTCAAGGTCGCCGACAACACGGGTGCGAAGGAGATCCTTTGCATCCGGGTTCTCGGCGGCTCGGGTCGGCGCTACGCGGGAGTCGGCGACATCATCGTCGCGACGGTGAAGGACGCCCTTCCCGGCGCCGGCGTGAAGAAGGGGGATGTCGTCAAGGCGGTCATCGTGCGCACCCGCAAGGAGCGCCGGCGCCCGGACGGCTCCTACATCCGTTTCGACGAGAACGCGGCCGTCCTCATCAAGGACGGCGGCGACCCCCGGGGCACCCGTATCTTCGGCCCGGTGGGCCGCGAACTGCGCGAGAAGAAGTTCATGCGCATCATCTCGCTCGCGCCGGAGGTGCTGTGA
- the rpsQ gene encoding 30S ribosomal protein S17, with the protein MTEQTTQRNSRKVFEGLVVSDKSDKTVVVSVEDRVKHPKYHKVIRRTKNYKAHDEANACGVGDRVRLMETRPLSATKRWRVVEILEKAK; encoded by the coding sequence ATGACCGAGCAGACGACGCAGCGGAACAGCCGCAAGGTCTTCGAGGGCCTCGTGGTCAGCGACAAGTCGGACAAGACCGTGGTCGTGTCCGTCGAGGACCGCGTGAAGCACCCGAAGTACCACAAGGTGATCCGGCGGACGAAGAACTACAAGGCGCACGACGAGGCCAACGCGTGCGGCGTCGGCGACCGCGTCCGGCTCATGGAGACCCGCCCGCTGTCGGCCACCAAGCGCTGGCGCGTGGTGGAGATCCTCGAGAAGGCCAAGTAA
- the secY gene encoding preprotein translocase subunit SecY, whose amino-acid sequence MLTAFARAFRTPDLRKKLLFTLFIILIFRLGSNIPTPNVNVQVLRETADAARDSSQLYGLVDLFSGGALLQLSIFALGIMPYITASIILQLLTVVIPRLEALKKEGQSGTTKITQYTRYLTVALAILQGTGIVAMASTGQLFQGISGSGDILYDTGIFPIITMVIVMVAGTTVIMWLGELITDRGVGNGMSILIFTQVVAVFPAQFWGIYKAQGGFVFALVIAVGLAIMAGVVFVEQAQRRIPVQYAKRMVGRRMYGGTSTYIPLKVNQAGIIPIIFASSLLYLPVLATQLWPDTKWLQEVQPYLQQDNPWHMAVFFAFIIFFTYFYVAITFNPTEVADNMKKYGGFIPGIRPGRPTAEYLDYVLTRITTPGALYLGIVSLIPMVAFALLNATQQFAFGGASILIIVGVGLDTVKQIESKLQQHHYEGFLR is encoded by the coding sequence GTGCTGACCGCGTTCGCTCGGGCTTTCCGTACGCCTGACCTGCGTAAAAAGCTGCTCTTCACGTTGTTCATCATCCTGATCTTCAGGCTTGGGTCCAACATCCCGACCCCGAACGTGAACGTGCAGGTGCTGCGCGAGACCGCCGACGCGGCCCGGGACAGCAGCCAGTTGTACGGCCTCGTCGACCTTTTCAGCGGCGGGGCGCTGCTGCAGCTCTCGATCTTCGCGCTGGGCATCATGCCCTACATCACCGCGAGCATCATCCTGCAGCTCCTGACCGTGGTGATCCCGAGACTGGAGGCCCTCAAGAAGGAGGGCCAGTCCGGCACCACCAAGATCACGCAGTACACCCGGTACCTGACGGTCGCGCTGGCGATCCTGCAGGGCACCGGGATCGTGGCGATGGCCAGCACCGGACAGCTCTTCCAGGGCATCTCCGGCAGCGGCGACATCCTCTACGACACGGGCATCTTCCCGATCATCACGATGGTCATCGTGATGGTCGCGGGCACCACCGTGATCATGTGGCTCGGTGAGCTGATCACCGACCGGGGCGTCGGCAACGGCATGTCGATCCTGATCTTCACGCAGGTCGTCGCGGTCTTCCCCGCCCAGTTCTGGGGCATCTACAAGGCGCAGGGCGGGTTCGTCTTCGCGCTCGTCATCGCCGTCGGCCTGGCGATCATGGCCGGGGTCGTGTTCGTCGAGCAGGCGCAGCGGCGCATCCCCGTCCAGTACGCCAAGCGCATGGTGGGCCGCCGCATGTACGGCGGCACCTCGACCTACATCCCGCTGAAGGTCAACCAGGCCGGCATCATCCCGATCATCTTCGCCTCGTCGCTGCTGTACCTGCCGGTGCTCGCGACGCAGCTGTGGCCGGACACCAAGTGGCTGCAGGAGGTCCAGCCCTACCTCCAGCAGGACAATCCCTGGCACATGGCGGTCTTCTTCGCCTTCATCATCTTCTTCACGTACTTCTACGTCGCCATCACCTTCAACCCCACTGAAGTCGCCGACAACATGAAGAAGTATGGTGGTTTCATCCCAGGTATCCGTCCTGGCCGGCCGACCGCCGAGTACCTCGACTACGTGTTGACCCGGATCACCACACCCGGCGCGCTTTACCTGGGGATCGTGTCCCTGATCCCGATGGTGGCATTCGCACTCCTGAACGCCACGCAGCAGTTCGCCTTCGGGGGCGCGAGCATCCTGATCATCGTCGGCGTTGGACTGGATACCGTGAAGCAGATCGAGAGCAAACTGCAGCAGCATCACTACGAGGGCTTCCTCCGGTAG
- the rplV gene encoding 50S ribosomal protein L22, whose product MEARAQARYIRVTPRKARRVVDLIRGLSAAEAQAVLRFAPQAASEPVGKVLASAIANAEHNFKLDSDTLVVSRAWVDEGPTLKRFRPRAQGRAYRINKRTSHITVVVESRDEASATGGGKKTRRAR is encoded by the coding sequence ATGGAAGCCAGGGCCCAGGCGCGGTACATCCGCGTCACGCCCAGGAAGGCCCGCCGCGTGGTGGACCTCATCCGCGGCCTGTCGGCCGCGGAGGCTCAGGCGGTGCTGCGGTTCGCCCCCCAGGCTGCGAGTGAGCCGGTGGGCAAGGTGCTGGCGAGTGCCATCGCCAACGCCGAGCACAATTTCAAGCTCGACTCGGACACGCTGGTCGTCAGCCGTGCGTGGGTGGACGAGGGGCCGACGCTGAAGCGTTTCCGTCCCCGCGCCCAGGGCCGGGCTTACCGCATCAACAAGCGCACGAGCCACATCACCGTGGTCGTGGAGTCGCGGGACGAGGCTTCGGCGACCGGCGGCGGTAAGAAGACGAGGAGGGCCCGGTAG
- the rpsH gene encoding 30S ribosomal protein S8, whose product MTMTDPIADMLTRLRNANSAYHDQVAMPYSKIKAHIAEILQQEGYISGWSVEDAEVGKKLLIELKFGPTRERSIAGIKRVSKPGLRVYAKKDNLPKVLGGLGVAIISTSSGLMTDRQAGKRGVGGEVLAYVW is encoded by the coding sequence ATGACGATGACCGACCCGATCGCAGACATGTTGACGCGTCTGCGTAACGCGAATTCGGCGTACCACGACCAGGTGGCGATGCCGTACTCGAAGATCAAGGCGCACATCGCCGAGATCCTCCAGCAGGAGGGTTACATCTCGGGCTGGAGCGTGGAGGACGCCGAGGTCGGCAAGAAGCTCCTCATCGAGCTCAAGTTCGGCCCGACCCGTGAGCGTTCGATCGCCGGCATCAAGCGCGTGTCGAAGCCGGGTCTGCGCGTGTACGCGAAGAAGGACAACCTGCCGAAGGTCCTGGGCGGACTCGGCGTCGCGATCATCTCGACGTCGTCCGGTCTGATGACGGACCGGCAGGCCGGCAAGCGCGGCGTGGGCGGGGAAGTCCTCGCCTACGTCTGGTGA
- the rplP gene encoding 50S ribosomal protein L16, translated as MLIPRKVKHRKQHHPKRRGMAKGGTRVTFGEYGIQAVEGAYVTNRQIEAARIAMTRHIKRGGKVWINIFPDRPLTKKPAETRMGSGKGSVEWWVANVKPGRVMFELSYPNEEIARAALMRAIHKLPMKCKIVKREVGES; from the coding sequence ATGCTGATCCCTCGCAAGGTCAAGCACCGTAAGCAGCACCACCCGAAGCGCAGGGGCATGGCCAAGGGCGGCACGCGGGTGACGTTCGGCGAGTACGGCATCCAGGCGGTCGAGGGCGCGTACGTCACGAACCGGCAGATCGAGGCCGCTCGTATCGCCATGACCCGTCACATCAAGCGTGGCGGCAAGGTCTGGATCAACATCTTCCCGGACCGTCCGCTGACCAAGAAGCCCGCCGAGACCCGCATGGGCTCCGGTAAGGGCTCGGTCGAGTGGTGGGTGGCCAACGTCAAGCCGGGGCGCGTGATGTTCGAGCTCTCCTACCCCAACGAGGAGATCGCCCGGGCCGCGCTGATGCGCGCGATCCACAAGCTGCCGATGAAGTGCAAGATCGTGAAGCGAGAGGTGGGTGAGTCCTGA
- the rplE gene encoding 50S ribosomal protein L5: MTETVTERPVPQPRLKLRYREEIAGQMREQFGYDNVMQIPGLTKIVVNMGVGDAAKDAKLIEGAIRDLSAITGQKPAVNRARKSIAQFKLREGMPIGAHVTLRGDRMWEFLDRLLATALPRIRDFRGLSPKQFDGNGNYTFGLTEQVMFHEVNPDKIDRSRGMDITVVTTAKTDDEGRALLKLLGFPFKES, translated from the coding sequence ATGACTGAGACCGTGACCGAGCGTCCCGTGCCGCAGCCGCGGCTCAAGCTGCGCTACCGCGAGGAAATCGCGGGGCAGATGCGCGAGCAGTTCGGCTACGACAACGTCATGCAGATCCCCGGCCTGACCAAGATCGTGGTCAACATGGGCGTGGGCGACGCGGCGAAGGACGCCAAGCTGATCGAGGGCGCGATCCGCGACCTGTCGGCGATCACCGGCCAGAAGCCCGCCGTGAACCGGGCCCGCAAGTCCATCGCGCAGTTCAAGCTGCGCGAGGGCATGCCGATCGGCGCGCACGTCACGCTGCGCGGCGACCGCATGTGGGAGTTCCTGGACCGGCTGCTGGCCACGGCCCTGCCCCGGATCCGCGACTTCCGCGGCCTGTCGCCGAAGCAGTTCGACGGCAACGGCAACTACACCTTCGGGCTGACCGAGCAGGTCATGTTCCACGAGGTGAACCCGGACAAGATCGACCGGTCGCGGGGCATGGACATCACGGTCGTCACGACCGCGAAGACCGACGACGAGGGCCGGGCGCTGCTCAAGCTCCTGGGCTTCCCCTTCAAGGAGAGCTGA
- the rplR gene encoding 50S ribosomal protein L18, protein MAGTKTLAGKATSARAKSRRRRHLRVRKKVVGSAARPRLVVTRSNQHVFVQVIDDDKGHTLASASTMEADLRADSGDKTAKSRKVGELVAARAKEAGVSAVVFDRGGNKYHGRIAAVADGAREGGLQL, encoded by the coding sequence ATGGCAGGCACCAAGACCCTGGCCGGGAAGGCCACGTCGGCGCGGGCCAAGTCCCGCAGGCGCCGGCATCTGCGGGTCCGCAAGAAGGTCGTGGGCAGCGCCGCGCGGCCGCGCCTGGTCGTGACCCGCTCCAACCAGCACGTCTTCGTCCAGGTCATCGACGACGACAAGGGCCACACGCTGGCCAGCGCGTCGACGATGGAGGCGGACCTGCGCGCCGACTCCGGCGACAAGACGGCCAAGTCCCGCAAGGTCGGCGAGCTCGTCGCCGCCCGTGCGAAGGAGGCCGGCGTCTCCGCCGTCGTGTTCGACCGGGGCGGCAACAAGTACCACGGCCGCATCGCCGCTGTCGCGGACGGTGCGCGCGAGGGGGGCCTGCAGCTGTGA
- the rpsS gene encoding 30S ribosomal protein S19, whose amino-acid sequence MPRSLKKGPFVDDHLIKKVDAQNEKGTKNVIKTWSRRSMIVPDMIGHTIAVHDGRKHVPVFITDAMVGHKLGEFAPTRTFRSHVKEDRRSRR is encoded by the coding sequence ATGCCACGTAGCCTCAAGAAGGGCCCCTTCGTGGACGACCACCTGATCAAGAAGGTGGACGCCCAGAACGAGAAGGGCACCAAGAACGTCATCAAGACGTGGTCGCGGCGCTCCATGATCGTCCCGGACATGATCGGGCACACGATCGCCGTGCACGACGGGCGCAAGCACGTCCCGGTGTTCATCACCGACGCGATGGTGGGGCACAAGCTCGGCGAGTTCGCGCCGACGCGCACGTTCCGCAGCCACGTCAAGGAAGACCGCCGCAGCCGCCGCTGA
- the rpsE gene encoding 30S ribosomal protein S5 — protein MAAQRRGGGQGGDRRDGRRDDRRGGADKGQSYIEKVVAINRVAKVVKGGRRFSFTALVIVGDGNGTVGVGYGKAKEVPAAIAKGVEEAKKHFFKVPRIQGTIPHLVQARDAAGEVLLRPASPGTGVIAGGPVRAVLEAAGIHDVLSKSLGSDNAINIVHATIAGLKALKRPEEIAAKRGLPIEDVAPAAMLRARAAGSEPRAEVASS, from the coding sequence ATGGCAGCGCAGAGGCGTGGTGGCGGTCAGGGTGGCGACCGTCGCGACGGCCGCCGCGACGACCGCCGCGGTGGCGCCGACAAGGGCCAGTCGTACATCGAGAAGGTCGTGGCGATCAACCGGGTCGCCAAGGTCGTCAAGGGCGGGCGTCGCTTCAGCTTCACCGCTCTGGTGATCGTCGGTGACGGCAACGGCACCGTCGGCGTCGGCTACGGCAAGGCCAAGGAGGTGCCGGCCGCGATCGCCAAGGGCGTCGAAGAGGCCAAGAAGCACTTCTTCAAGGTGCCGCGGATCCAGGGCACCATCCCGCACCTGGTGCAGGCGCGCGACGCCGCGGGCGAGGTCCTGCTGCGTCCGGCGAGCCCCGGTACCGGCGTCATCGCGGGTGGCCCGGTCCGCGCCGTCCTGGAGGCCGCCGGCATCCACGACGTCCTGAGCAAGTCGCTGGGCAGCGACAACGCGATCAACATCGTGCACGCCACGATCGCGGGCCTGAAGGCGCTGAAGCGTCCCGAGGAGATCGCGGCCAAGCGCGGCCTGCCGATCGAGGACGTCGCTCCGGCCGCCATGCTGCGGGCCCGCGCCGCGGGCAGCGAGCCCCGGGCGGAGGTCGCATCTTCATGA
- a CDS encoding type Z 30S ribosomal protein S14, with the protein MAKKSLIAKASRKPKFEVRAYTRCSRCGRPRSVYRKFGLCRICFREMAHRGELPGITKSSW; encoded by the coding sequence ATGGCGAAGAAGTCGCTGATCGCCAAGGCTTCGCGTAAGCCGAAGTTCGAGGTGCGCGCGTACACTCGTTGCTCGCGCTGCGGGCGTCCGCGCTCGGTCTACCGGAAGTTCGGCCTGTGCCGGATCTGCTTCCGGGAGATGGCCCACCGCGGCGAGCTGCCGGGCATCACCAAGTCCAGCTGGTGA
- the rpmC gene encoding 50S ribosomal protein L29 has translation MAKGLTAVDLRTEPDDVLVTKLKEAKEELFNLRFQSATGQLESHGRLRTVKREIARIYTVMRERELGIVEISEDAVEGDE, from the coding sequence ATGGCCAAGGGTCTTACCGCCGTTGATCTGCGGACCGAGCCGGACGACGTCCTGGTCACCAAGCTGAAGGAGGCGAAGGAGGAGCTGTTCAACCTTCGTTTCCAGTCGGCGACCGGCCAGCTGGAGAGCCACGGCCGGCTGCGCACCGTGAAGCGCGAGATCGCTCGCATCTACACCGTGATGCGTGAGCGGGAACTCGGCATCGTCGAGATCTCCGAGGACGCCGTGGAGGGCGACGAATGA
- a CDS encoding DUF1707 SHOCT-like domain-containing protein, which yields MAQNPDIRASDADRDRVAASLREHCAVGRITVDELQERLEDVYAARTLGQLEEVTADLPEEDLYQLPVPATQPKSTDMPARRTDGGASVERAAWAGLGAIGALNLAIWLIIGVTAGFVYPWWIWVVGPWAAVLIIRTIMGPRRG from the coding sequence GTGGCGCAGAATCCGGACATTCGGGCGTCGGACGCCGACCGCGACCGGGTGGCCGCGAGCCTGCGGGAGCACTGCGCCGTGGGCCGCATCACGGTGGACGAGCTGCAGGAGCGGCTCGAGGACGTCTACGCCGCCCGCACCCTCGGGCAGCTCGAGGAGGTCACCGCCGACCTCCCCGAAGAGGACCTCTACCAGCTGCCCGTGCCCGCCACACAGCCCAAGAGCACCGACATGCCCGCCCGCCGGACGGACGGCGGAGCGAGCGTGGAACGCGCCGCGTGGGCCGGGCTGGGCGCGATCGGCGCCCTCAACCTCGCCATCTGGTTGATCATCGGGGTGACGGCCGGGTTCGTCTACCCGTGGTGGATCTGGGTCGTGGGCCCGTGGGCCGCGGTCCTGATCATCCGGACGATCATGGGGCCGCGGCGCGGGTGA
- the rpsC gene encoding 30S ribosomal protein S3, with protein sequence MGQKINPHGFRLGVTTDHKSVWFADKLYKDYVKEDVQIRRMLQKGMDRAGISKVEIERTRDRVEVNIHTARPGIVIGRRGAEAERLRGDLEKLTGKQVRLNILEVKNPEIDAQLVAQGVAEQLSSRVAFRRAMRKAIQSAMKSGAKGIKVQCGGRLGGAEMSRSEFYREGQVPLHTLRADIDYGFYEARTTFGRIGVKVWIYKGEAAQTRAEREQQAAQQRAAGGGRERRERRGGGRGGRGGRGGERGGERGGAQKQQQSSEQPAQATEAAPQGEGS encoded by the coding sequence GTGGGTCAGAAGATCAACCCGCACGGGTTCCGTCTGGGCGTCACCACCGACCACAAGAGCGTGTGGTTCGCCGACAAGCTCTACAAGGACTACGTCAAGGAAGACGTCCAGATCCGGCGCATGCTGCAGAAGGGCATGGACCGGGCGGGCATCTCCAAGGTGGAGATCGAGCGGACGCGCGACCGTGTCGAGGTCAACATCCACACGGCCCGGCCGGGCATCGTCATCGGCCGGCGCGGTGCGGAGGCCGAGCGGCTCCGGGGCGACCTGGAGAAGCTGACCGGCAAGCAGGTCCGGCTGAACATCCTCGAGGTCAAGAACCCCGAGATCGACGCGCAGCTCGTCGCGCAGGGCGTGGCCGAGCAGCTGTCCAGCCGGGTCGCGTTCCGCCGCGCCATGCGCAAGGCGATCCAGTCCGCGATGAAGTCGGGCGCCAAGGGCATCAAGGTGCAGTGCGGCGGCCGTCTCGGCGGCGCCGAGATGTCGCGGTCGGAGTTCTACCGCGAGGGCCAGGTGCCGCTGCACACGCTGCGCGCCGACATCGACTACGGGTTCTACGAGGCCCGCACGACGTTCGGCCGCATCGGCGTCAAGGTGTGGATCTACAAGGGCGAGGCCGCCCAGACCCGCGCCGAGCGCGAGCAGCAGGCGGCCCAGCAGCGCGCTGCCGGCGGTGGCCGGGAGCGTCGCGAGCGTCGTGGCGGTGGCCGCGGCGGCCGTGGCGGCCGCGGTGGCGAGCGCGGCGGTGAGCGCGGTGGCGCGCAGAAGCAGCAGCAGAGTTCCGAGCAGCCCGCGCAGGCGACCGAGGCTGCTCCGCAGGGTGAGGGGAGCTGA
- a CDS encoding adenylate kinase: MRIVLVGPPGAGKGTQAQFIASHLSIPKISTGDIFRANVSGGTELGRKAKEFMDRGDLVPDEVTIAMVRDRLAEDDARDGFLLDGFPRNVPQAETLKKILDEFGVRLDIVLELVVDEDEVVRRLSGRRTCTKCGKIWHVDFDDKKDDICDDCGGQLFQRDDDKEEVVRHRLEVYQEQTAPIVRFYGDEGILARIDAAGPVDEVTARALSALRPSEK; the protein is encoded by the coding sequence GTGCGTATCGTCCTGGTGGGCCCCCCGGGAGCGGGCAAGGGGACGCAGGCCCAGTTCATCGCATCGCACCTGTCCATCCCGAAGATCTCGACAGGTGACATCTTCCGCGCCAACGTGAGCGGCGGCACCGAACTCGGCCGCAAGGCCAAGGAGTTCATGGACCGCGGTGACCTCGTCCCCGACGAGGTGACCATCGCGATGGTGCGCGACCGGCTGGCCGAGGACGACGCGCGCGACGGCTTCCTGCTGGACGGCTTCCCGCGCAACGTTCCGCAGGCCGAGACCCTCAAGAAGATCCTCGACGAGTTCGGCGTCCGGCTCGACATCGTGCTCGAACTGGTCGTCGACGAGGACGAGGTCGTCCGGCGGCTGTCGGGCCGGCGCACCTGCACCAAGTGCGGGAAGATCTGGCACGTCGACTTCGACGACAAGAAGGACGACATCTGCGACGACTGCGGCGGTCAGTTGTTCCAGCGCGACGACGACAAGGAAGAGGTCGTCCGGCACCGGCTCGAGGTCTACCAGGAACAGACCGCGCCCATCGTGCGGTTCTATGGAGACGAGGGCATTCTGGCGCGCATCGATGCCGCCGGCCCGGTCGATGAGGTGACCGCACGCGCGCTGAGCGCGCTCCGCCCGTCGGAGAAGTGA
- the rpmD gene encoding 50S ribosomal protein L30, translating to MTQLKITQKKSVISEKQNQRDTLRTLGLKKIGQSVVREDRPEVLGMIRTVAHLVTVEEVD from the coding sequence ATGACGCAGCTGAAGATCACGCAGAAGAAGTCCGTGATCAGCGAGAAGCAGAACCAGCGTGACACGCTGCGCACCCTCGGCCTGAAGAAGATCGGGCAGAGCGTGGTCCGCGAGGACCGCCCCGAGGTGCTCGGCATGATCCGGACGGTGGCCCACCTGGTCACCGTCGAGGAGGTCGACTGA
- the rplO gene encoding 50S ribosomal protein L15 → MAADLEKNASGSEGTPLKLHDLRPAPGANRAKTRKGRGEASKGKTAGRGTKGTKARSTVPVGFEGGQMPLIRRVPKLKGFKNPNRVEFQVVNLDKLADLYPEGGEVTAEDLAAKGAVRPGRPVKVLGTGDISVAVQVKVHAFSGSAKEKIAAAGGTADEL, encoded by the coding sequence ATGGCGGCTGATCTCGAGAAGAACGCCTCGGGCTCGGAGGGCACGCCTCTGAAGCTGCACGACCTGCGTCCGGCCCCCGGCGCCAACAGGGCCAAGACCCGCAAGGGTCGCGGCGAGGCGTCCAAGGGCAAGACCGCGGGCCGCGGCACCAAGGGCACGAAGGCCCGCAGCACGGTTCCCGTCGGGTTCGAGGGCGGCCAGATGCCCCTGATCCGCCGGGTGCCGAAGCTGAAGGGCTTCAAGAACCCGAACCGGGTCGAGTTCCAGGTCGTGAACCTGGACAAGCTCGCCGACCTCTACCCCGAGGGCGGCGAGGTCACGGCGGAGGACCTGGCGGCGAAGGGCGCGGTGCGCCCCGGCCGTCCGGTCAAGGTCCTCGGCACCGGCGACATCTCCGTCGCGGTCCAGGTGAAGGTCCACGCCTTCTCCGGTTCCGCGAAGGAGAAGATCGCCGCGGCCGGTGGAACCGCCGACGAGCTGTAA